In the Streptomyces formicae genome, one interval contains:
- a CDS encoding DUF418 domain-containing protein: protein MTVDTTKTAPPAPHDPHPAGVAATERALAPDLARGLMLLLIVLSNTGFHLWKAEHGPSGWQPVDGGWVDHAVQFTMITTLDMRVYPLFAFLFGYGMTQLFLRQTAKGTSERGAVAILRRRSLCLIVIGLAHATLLMAGDIVGYYGLLSLALGWLFLRRSDRALKWWIGIGAALLLFGALEPVVSALLNGELGTLGDAGAEPGADAYGADDPSWLGAAGTRLESGLFVTFVAAPLSLVGGGFTVFLLGFWAARRRILEEPGRHLPLLRRTAVIGIAIGWLGALPAALAHVGVLDVPDDAQSEAGALGLLRDITGNAAGLGYVAAIALFTHWWTRGRNRRGARAVTALSAVGKRSLSCYLTHSLLFAPLLAAWGLGLGAHLTSATMALVAVGVWLVTVAGAYAMERAGRRGPVETVLRRLMYRG from the coding sequence ATGACGGTCGACACCACGAAAACAGCGCCCCCGGCACCGCACGACCCCCACCCCGCGGGCGTCGCCGCGACGGAGCGGGCCCTGGCCCCCGACCTCGCCCGAGGGCTGATGCTCCTGCTCATCGTGCTGTCCAACACCGGCTTCCACCTCTGGAAGGCGGAGCACGGGCCGTCCGGGTGGCAGCCCGTGGACGGCGGGTGGGTCGATCACGCCGTTCAGTTCACGATGATCACCACGCTCGACATGCGGGTGTACCCCCTCTTCGCGTTCCTCTTCGGGTACGGAATGACGCAGCTCTTCCTGCGGCAGACCGCGAAGGGCACCTCCGAGCGCGGCGCGGTCGCCATCCTCCGGCGGCGGAGCCTCTGCCTGATCGTCATCGGGCTCGCGCACGCCACCCTGCTCATGGCGGGCGACATCGTCGGCTACTACGGGCTGCTGAGCCTCGCCCTCGGCTGGCTCTTCCTGCGCCGCAGCGATCGCGCGCTGAAGTGGTGGATAGGGATCGGCGCCGCGCTACTGCTGTTCGGGGCCCTCGAACCCGTCGTATCCGCCCTGCTGAACGGCGAGTTGGGGACCCTCGGCGACGCCGGGGCCGAGCCCGGCGCGGACGCCTACGGGGCGGACGACCCGAGCTGGCTCGGCGCGGCGGGCACCCGTCTGGAAAGCGGCCTCTTCGTCACCTTCGTCGCCGCGCCGCTCTCCCTCGTCGGCGGCGGTTTCACCGTCTTCCTGCTCGGGTTCTGGGCCGCGCGCCGCCGGATCCTGGAGGAGCCGGGGCGCCACCTGCCCCTCCTGCGCCGCACCGCCGTCATCGGCATCGCGATCGGCTGGCTCGGCGCACTGCCCGCGGCGCTCGCACACGTCGGCGTACTCGACGTGCCGGACGACGCGCAGAGCGAGGCGGGCGCCCTGGGGCTGCTGCGCGACATCACGGGGAACGCGGCCGGGCTCGGCTACGTCGCCGCGATCGCGCTGTTCACGCACTGGTGGACGCGGGGACGGAACCGCCGGGGAGCGCGGGCCGTCACCGCGCTCTCCGCCGTCGGCAAGCGCTCCCTGTCCTGCTACCTCACGCACTCCCTCCTCTTCGCCCCGCTCCTCGCCGCCTGGGGCCTCGGCCTCGGCGCGCACCTGACCAGCGCGACGATGGCGCTCGTCGCGGTCGGGGTGTGGCTGGTGACGGTGGCGGGGGCGTACGCGATGGAGCGGGCGGGGCGGCGGGGGCCTGTGGAGACGGTGCTGCGGCGCCTGATGTACCGGGGGTGA
- a CDS encoding carboxymuconolactone decarboxylase family protein: MFAEHTLDSAPPASRQAMERTAAAFGKVPDAVARLAESPELLNGFLELSASFERTTLDPVAREVVIMTVAVRNDCHICVAMHTGKLRKLGAGAELVEALREQRPLDDELLEGIRQFTLTVLATAGGVGDDDLKAFLAHGYTERNALEVVLGIGTYTMSTLANRLTRAA, translated from the coding sequence ATGTTTGCCGAGCACACACTGGACTCCGCGCCGCCCGCCTCGCGCCAGGCCATGGAGCGCACCGCCGCCGCTTTCGGCAAGGTGCCGGACGCCGTGGCGCGGCTCGCCGAGTCGCCCGAACTCCTCAACGGATTCCTGGAGTTGAGCGCGTCCTTCGAACGCACGACGCTTGATCCCGTCGCCCGCGAGGTCGTCATCATGACGGTCGCCGTCCGCAACGACTGCCACATCTGCGTGGCCATGCACACGGGCAAGCTGCGCAAGCTGGGCGCGGGGGCCGAACTCGTCGAGGCGCTACGGGAGCAGCGCCCTCTCGACGACGAACTCCTCGAAGGCATACGTCAGTTCACGCTCACCGTCCTCGCGACCGCGGGCGGCGTCGGCGACGACGACCTGAAGGCGTTCCTCGCGCACGGCTACACCGAGCGCAACGCCCTCGAAGTCGTCCTCGGCATCGGCACCTACACGATGTCGACACTGGCGAACCGGCTGACGCGGGCGGCGTGA
- a CDS encoding MarR family winged helix-turn-helix transcriptional regulator gives MDNMVDDKKVNQVVEDGKGHDPEGTEGKGYELPLLLFAGFRTLIDRLHAELARQGHPDACPAHGFAMQAIGVHGATASEIGRRLGVSKQAAGKTVDRLIALGYAARTEDPDDARRKLVRLTPHGFDALRRSAVIFDELRAEWAASLGARRLRSLESDLRAVVPTEAFRLDAAGWMSGS, from the coding sequence ATGGACAACATGGTTGACGATAAAAAGGTAAACCAGGTTGTCGAAGACGGCAAGGGGCACGACCCCGAAGGGACCGAAGGGAAGGGATACGAGCTGCCCCTGCTCCTCTTCGCGGGCTTCCGCACCCTCATCGACCGCCTGCACGCCGAACTCGCCCGCCAGGGCCACCCCGACGCCTGCCCCGCCCACGGCTTCGCCATGCAGGCCATCGGCGTCCACGGCGCCACCGCCAGCGAGATCGGCCGCCGCCTCGGCGTCTCCAAGCAGGCCGCGGGCAAGACCGTCGACCGGCTCATCGCCCTCGGCTACGCGGCCCGCACCGAGGACCCGGACGACGCCCGCCGCAAACTCGTCCGCCTCACCCCGCACGGCTTCGACGCGCTGCGCAGGTCGGCGGTGATCTTCGATGAGCTGCGGGCGGAGTGGGCGGCTTCCCTGGGCGCCCGCCGCCTCCGGTCCCTGGAATCCGACCTGCGCGCCGTCGTGCCGACGGAGGCGTTCCGGCTCGACGCGGCGGGGTGGATGAGCGGCTCGTGA
- a CDS encoding Uma2 family endonuclease — protein MTVVETDRIEMAEISDKRTLDSMFEWLERMPNPEGIKTEIVGGHIFMSPQRDTHWEITLDIIEQLRTKYPRKRLKSDVRIDYPGYLNGFATDVTLLTEDATKNEKGQWQYPDVQFVAEVISKSTGMNDYGPKKTAYAEARVPVYLIVDPYQGRCLLYTDPKDGEYDTDRKFVFGDTVDLTHTTVGLTLKTDEFPRD, from the coding sequence ATGACCGTCGTAGAGACCGACAGGATCGAGATGGCCGAGATCAGCGACAAGCGCACCTTGGACAGCATGTTCGAGTGGCTTGAGAGGATGCCCAACCCCGAGGGAATCAAGACCGAGATCGTCGGGGGGCACATCTTCATGTCGCCGCAGCGGGACACCCACTGGGAAATCACCCTGGACATCATCGAGCAGTTGCGCACCAAGTATCCGCGCAAGCGCCTGAAGTCCGACGTCCGCATCGACTACCCGGGGTACCTCAACGGCTTCGCCACCGACGTGACGCTCCTGACCGAAGACGCCACCAAGAACGAGAAGGGCCAGTGGCAGTACCCGGACGTCCAGTTCGTGGCTGAAGTGATCTCCAAGAGCACGGGGATGAACGACTACGGCCCGAAGAAGACCGCGTATGCCGAAGCCAGAGTTCCCGTCTACCTCATCGTCGACCCGTACCAAGGCCGGTGCCTCCTCTACACCGACCCCAAGGACGGCGAGTACGACACCGACCGGAAGTTCGTCTTCGGCGACACGGTGGACCTCACCCACACCACCGTCGGCCTCACCCTCAAGACCGACGAATTCCCCCGCGACTGA
- a CDS encoding aldo/keto reductase produces the protein MKYTQLGRTGLKVSRLTLGTMNFGPLTDEPESHTLMDSALDAGVNYFDTANVYGQSAGKGRTEQIIGTWFAQGGERRDKVVLATKVYGNMAAEGETVWPNHDRLSAVSIRRAVEASLKRLQTDYIDIYQFHHIDRNTPFDEIWQAVDVLVQQGKILYAGSSNFPGYKIAQANEKARQRGSYGLVSEQCLYNLAARDAEMEVIPAAEEYGLGVIPWSPLHGGLLGGVLKKRGEGARRTGGRAAAELAKPEVHAQITAYEKLLDEHGLEPGEVALAWLLTRPGVTAPIVGPRTADQLASALRAVDLELSAELLDSLDEIFPGPGPSPESFAW, from the coding sequence ATGAAGTACACGCAGCTGGGACGCACAGGGCTCAAGGTCAGCCGACTCACGCTCGGCACCATGAACTTCGGGCCGCTCACCGACGAACCCGAGAGCCACACGCTCATGGACTCCGCGCTCGACGCGGGCGTCAACTACTTCGACACCGCCAACGTCTATGGACAGAGCGCGGGCAAGGGCCGCACCGAGCAGATCATCGGCACCTGGTTCGCGCAGGGCGGCGAGCGGCGCGACAAGGTCGTGCTCGCCACCAAGGTGTACGGGAACATGGCCGCCGAAGGGGAGACGGTCTGGCCCAACCACGACCGGCTCTCCGCGGTGAGCATCCGCCGGGCCGTGGAGGCATCGCTCAAGCGGCTGCAGACCGACTACATCGACATCTACCAGTTCCACCACATCGACCGGAACACCCCGTTCGACGAGATCTGGCAGGCCGTCGACGTCCTCGTGCAGCAGGGGAAGATCCTTTACGCGGGGTCGTCCAACTTCCCCGGCTACAAGATCGCGCAGGCCAACGAGAAGGCACGGCAGCGCGGCAGCTACGGCCTGGTCAGCGAGCAGTGCCTGTACAACCTCGCCGCGCGCGACGCCGAGATGGAGGTCATCCCGGCCGCAGAGGAGTACGGCCTCGGCGTCATCCCCTGGTCGCCGCTGCACGGCGGGCTGCTCGGGGGCGTGCTCAAGAAGCGGGGCGAGGGCGCCCGCCGCACCGGTGGCCGCGCCGCGGCCGAGCTCGCCAAGCCGGAGGTCCACGCGCAGATCACGGCGTACGAGAAGCTGCTCGACGAGCACGGTCTCGAGCCCGGCGAGGTCGCGCTCGCCTGGCTGCTCACGCGGCCCGGCGTCACCGCGCCGATCGTCGGCCCCCGCACCGCGGACCAGCTGGCCTCCGCGCTGCGCGCCGTCGATCTGGAGCTCTCCGCCGAGCTGCTCGACTCGCTGGACGAGATCTTCCCGGGGCCCGGCCCCTCGCCGGAGTCCTTCGCCTGGTAG
- the thpR gene encoding RNA 2',3'-cyclic phosphodiesterase, with the protein MRLFAAVLPPDSATSELALAADKLKELPGADRLRWTGRAGWHFTLAFLGEVPDSTLPDLTARLERAAHRTPPFPLALRGGGHFGERALWAGAAGDVAALRLLAARADAAARKAGLVMEEHRRYRPHLTLARAKGETDLTPYVDALAPFDGTAWTVAELTLVRSNLPVSGVPGERPRYEVVGRWPLGGAAGGIGAAG; encoded by the coding sequence ATGAGACTCTTCGCCGCGGTCCTGCCGCCGGACTCCGCGACCTCCGAACTGGCTCTCGCCGCCGACAAGCTGAAGGAGCTGCCCGGCGCCGACCGGCTGCGCTGGACCGGCCGGGCGGGCTGGCACTTCACGCTCGCCTTCCTGGGAGAGGTGCCGGACAGCACGCTGCCGGACCTCACCGCGCGCCTGGAGCGGGCCGCACACCGCACACCTCCCTTTCCGCTCGCGCTGCGCGGGGGCGGACACTTCGGGGAGCGGGCCCTGTGGGCGGGCGCCGCGGGCGACGTGGCCGCGCTGCGCCTGCTCGCCGCGCGGGCGGACGCGGCGGCGCGCAAGGCGGGCCTCGTGATGGAGGAGCACCGGCGCTATCGCCCGCACCTCACGCTGGCGCGCGCCAAGGGGGAGACGGACCTCACGCCGTACGTCGACGCGCTCGCCCCCTTCGACGGCACGGCCTGGACGGTGGCCGAGCTGACTCTCGTACGCAGCAATCTGCCCGTGAGCGGGGTGCCCGGGGAGCGGCCGCGCTACGAGGTGGTCGGGCGGTGGCCACTGGGAGGCGCCGCCGGGGGAATCGGAGCGGCCGGTTAA
- a CDS encoding GNAT family N-acetyltransferase, whose amino-acid sequence MSDMEPIRIRKGGADDIPAVIALFDGAVEWLVARGRTGQWGTKPWSTNPNAVAMVEKYVTTGDPWMAEIGGTVVGTLTLTDGPGGDIIPAADEPERYIHLLAADHGRYAGRGVGRALLAHAVEETRAQGVSLLRVDCYRGEDRALVAYYESNGFTATEPFTGPDGSWPGQVLAQRV is encoded by the coding sequence ATGAGTGACATGGAACCCATCAGGATCAGGAAGGGCGGGGCCGACGACATCCCCGCGGTCATCGCTCTCTTCGACGGCGCCGTGGAGTGGCTCGTCGCCCGGGGCCGCACCGGGCAGTGGGGCACCAAGCCCTGGTCCACCAACCCGAACGCGGTCGCGATGGTCGAGAAGTACGTGACGACGGGAGACCCCTGGATGGCCGAGATAGGAGGCACCGTGGTGGGCACGCTCACGCTGACCGACGGTCCCGGCGGCGACATCATCCCGGCGGCCGATGAGCCCGAGCGGTACATCCACCTGCTCGCCGCCGACCACGGCCGGTACGCGGGCCGGGGCGTGGGCCGCGCGCTCCTCGCCCACGCGGTGGAGGAGACCCGCGCGCAGGGCGTCTCCCTGCTGCGGGTCGACTGCTACCGGGGCGAGGACCGGGCGCTCGTCGCGTACTACGAGAGCAACGGCTTCACCGCGACCGAGCCCTTCACAGGCCCGGACGGCAGCTGGCCGGGCCAGGTGCTCGCACAGCGCGTCTGA
- a CDS encoding MFS transporter: protein MSTGSGADSAPAPTALDSTARPHKSSMFSSLKIRNYRLFASGAVVSNTGTWMARITQDWLVLSLTGSSAAVGITTAMQFLPMLLFGLYGGVIADRFAKRKLLFCTQGAMSISGLFLAALTLSGNVQVWHVYAAAFFTGLVTVVDNPTRQSFVSEMVGPDQVRNAVSLNSANFQSARLIGPAVASGLTAAVGPGWAFLANGLSFLAPLTGLMLMRTSELHHTPRKPRGKGQLREGLNYVSKHPELIWPIVLVGFIGTFGFNFPIWMSAFADDVFHGGVGMYGLFNTLMAVGSLAGALLAARRGTSRLRLLAGAAIAFGVLQIVAAFAPELWMFVALIVPIGILGLTVNVTANSSVQMATDPEMRGRVMSLFMMVFTGGTPLGGPLFGWLADAYGVRVSMAIGGLVCALAAAGVGLMLARAANLRLKVDLRRGRQHLQFVPRERELATAA from the coding sequence TTGAGTACGGGATCCGGAGCAGACTCCGCCCCCGCACCAACCGCCCTCGACTCAACCGCCCGCCCCCACAAGTCCTCGATGTTCAGCTCGCTGAAGATCCGTAACTACCGGCTCTTCGCGTCCGGCGCCGTCGTCTCGAACACCGGCACCTGGATGGCCCGCATCACCCAGGACTGGCTCGTGCTCAGCCTCACGGGCTCCTCCGCGGCCGTCGGCATCACCACGGCCATGCAGTTCCTGCCGATGCTGCTCTTCGGTCTGTACGGCGGCGTGATCGCCGACCGGTTCGCCAAGCGGAAGCTGCTCTTCTGCACCCAGGGCGCCATGAGCATCAGCGGACTCTTCCTCGCCGCGCTCACGCTCAGCGGCAACGTCCAGGTCTGGCACGTCTACGCGGCCGCCTTCTTCACCGGCCTCGTCACCGTCGTCGACAACCCGACCCGGCAGTCCTTCGTGTCCGAGATGGTCGGCCCCGACCAGGTCCGCAACGCCGTCTCGCTGAACTCCGCCAACTTCCAGTCCGCGCGCCTCATCGGCCCCGCCGTCGCCAGTGGCCTCACCGCCGCCGTCGGGCCCGGCTGGGCGTTCCTCGCCAACGGCCTCTCGTTCCTCGCGCCGCTGACCGGACTCATGCTGATGCGCACCTCCGAGCTGCACCACACCCCGCGCAAGCCGCGCGGCAAGGGCCAGCTGCGGGAGGGCCTGAACTACGTCTCCAAGCACCCCGAGCTGATCTGGCCGATCGTCCTCGTCGGCTTCATCGGTACCTTCGGCTTCAACTTCCCGATCTGGATGAGCGCCTTCGCGGACGACGTCTTCCACGGTGGCGTGGGGATGTACGGGCTCTTCAACACGTTGATGGCGGTCGGCTCGCTGGCCGGCGCGCTGCTCGCGGCCCGGCGCGGGACCTCGCGCCTGCGGCTGCTCGCCGGGGCCGCGATCGCCTTCGGCGTGCTCCAGATCGTGGCCGCCTTCGCGCCCGAGCTGTGGATGTTCGTCGCGCTGATCGTGCCGATCGGCATCCTGGGCCTGACGGTGAACGTCACCGCCAACTCCTCGGTCCAGATGGCCACCGACCCGGAGATGCGCGGCCGGGTGATGTCGCTCTTCATGATGGTCTTCACGGGTGGCACCCCGCTCGGCGGACCGCTCTTCGGCTGGCTCGCCGATGCCTACGGGGTCCGGGTCAGCATGGCCATCGGCGGCCTCGTCTGCGCGCTCGCCGCGGCCGGTGTCGGCCTGATGCTGGCGCGCGCCGCGAACCTCCGCCTCAAGGTGGACCTGCGGCGCGGCCGCCAGCACCTGCAGTTCGTGCCGAGGGAGCGGGAGCTCGCGACCGCGGCGTGA
- a CDS encoding MarR family winged helix-turn-helix transcriptional regulator, translating to MPDLSHGDDAVAVNALRSAVMRLSRRLKHQRVDESLSPTEMSVLGTLARCGSATPGELARKEHVQPPSMTRIVALLEAKGLVRLEPHPEDRRQKVVTQTETAEAMLEESRRKRNAWLAGLAEHLDEDEWERLRAAAPVLEKLAHL from the coding sequence ATGCCGGACCTCTCCCATGGTGACGATGCCGTCGCCGTGAACGCCCTGCGCTCCGCCGTGATGCGCCTGTCCCGTCGACTCAAGCACCAGCGTGTCGACGAGTCGCTGAGCCCCACCGAGATGTCGGTGCTCGGCACCCTCGCCCGCTGCGGCAGCGCCACTCCGGGCGAGCTCGCCCGCAAGGAGCACGTGCAGCCGCCTTCGATGACCCGCATCGTCGCCCTGCTCGAAGCCAAGGGCCTGGTCCGGCTCGAGCCGCACCCCGAGGACCGCCGCCAGAAGGTGGTGACCCAGACCGAGACCGCCGAGGCCATGCTCGAGGAGAGCCGCCGCAAGCGGAACGCCTGGCTCGCCGGGCTCGCCGAGCACCTCGACGAGGACGAGTGGGAGCGGCTGCGCGCCGCCGCCCCCGTCCTGGAGAAGCTCGCGCACCTGTAG
- a CDS encoding ribbon-helix-helix protein, CopG family has product MGSTVLSLRIDGELLDRLRQHAAKRGMSVQDYVVRTLIRDDFDERFATSVEKTEKFYGAA; this is encoded by the coding sequence ATGGGATCGACAGTGCTCAGCCTGCGGATAGACGGTGAGCTGCTCGACCGGCTCCGGCAGCACGCGGCGAAAAGGGGAATGAGCGTCCAGGACTACGTGGTCCGGACGCTCATTCGTGACGACTTCGACGAACGTTTCGCGACGTCGGTCGAGAAGACGGAGAAGTTCTACGGGGCGGCTTAG
- a CDS encoding NCS2 family permease, whose amino-acid sequence MSPSASAPVDATTPPPKPPQGGLDGYFKITERGSTLAREVRGGLATFFAMAYIIVLNPIILGSAKDMYGHQLDNKQLVTATVLTAAFTTLLMGVIGNVPIALAAGLGVNTVVALQLAPRMSWPDAMGMVVLAGFVVMLLVATGLRERVMSAVPLGLRKGIAIGIGLFIMLIGLVDSGFVSRIPDAAHTTVPLQLGGDGHLNGWPVLIFVLGVLLTLALLVRKVPGAILISIVVMTVVAMIVNAVADVPSWGLTTPEWPGNPVSTPDFGLVGEISIFGGFEKVGVLTGVLFVFTVLLSCFFDAMGTIMGIGDEAKLTDAGGNMPGINKVLFVDGIAVAAGGASSASATTCFVESTAGVGEGARTGFANVVTGGLFAVALFLTPIATMVPSQAATPALLAVGFLILSGSIRQIDWADYTIAIPAFVTMLMMPFTYSITNGIGMGFVTFTVLRVAAGRAREVPVAMYVVSAVFAFYYLMPALGLT is encoded by the coding sequence ATGTCTCCCTCGGCCAGCGCCCCGGTCGACGCCACAACGCCGCCCCCGAAGCCCCCGCAGGGCGGTCTCGACGGGTACTTCAAGATCACGGAGCGGGGCTCCACCCTGGCCAGGGAGGTGCGCGGCGGCCTCGCCACCTTCTTCGCGATGGCCTACATCATCGTGCTGAACCCGATCATCCTGGGCAGCGCGAAGGATATGTACGGGCATCAGCTCGACAACAAGCAGCTGGTCACCGCGACCGTGCTCACCGCCGCCTTCACCACGCTCCTGATGGGCGTCATCGGCAACGTGCCGATCGCGCTCGCCGCCGGACTCGGCGTGAACACCGTGGTCGCCCTCCAGCTCGCGCCGCGCATGTCGTGGCCCGACGCCATGGGCATGGTCGTCCTCGCGGGCTTCGTCGTGATGCTGCTCGTCGCGACCGGGCTTCGCGAACGCGTGATGAGCGCCGTGCCGCTCGGCCTGCGCAAGGGCATCGCGATCGGCATCGGCCTCTTCATCATGCTGATCGGCCTCGTCGACTCCGGCTTCGTCTCGCGCATCCCGGACGCCGCGCACACCACGGTCCCGCTGCAGCTCGGCGGCGACGGCCACCTCAACGGCTGGCCCGTCCTGATCTTCGTGCTCGGCGTGCTGCTCACCCTGGCCCTGCTCGTGCGCAAGGTGCCCGGCGCCATCCTCATCAGCATCGTCGTCATGACGGTCGTCGCGATGATCGTCAACGCGGTCGCCGACGTGCCCTCCTGGGGTCTGACCACCCCGGAGTGGCCCGGCAACCCCGTCTCCACGCCGGACTTCGGTCTCGTCGGCGAGATCAGCATCTTCGGCGGCTTCGAGAAGGTCGGCGTCCTGACCGGCGTCCTCTTCGTCTTCACCGTGCTGCTGTCGTGCTTCTTCGACGCGATGGGCACGATCATGGGCATCGGCGACGAGGCCAAGCTGACCGACGCAGGCGGCAACATGCCCGGCATCAACAAGGTCCTCTTCGTCGACGGCATCGCCGTCGCCGCCGGTGGCGCCTCGTCCGCGTCGGCCACCACCTGCTTCGTGGAGTCCACCGCGGGCGTCGGCGAGGGGGCCCGCACGGGCTTCGCGAACGTCGTCACCGGCGGGCTCTTCGCCGTCGCGCTGTTCCTCACGCCCATCGCCACGATGGTTCCCTCGCAGGCGGCCACTCCCGCGTTGCTCGCGGTGGGCTTCCTGATCCTGTCGGGGTCCATCCGGCAGATCGACTGGGCGGACTACACGATCGCGATCCCCGCGTTCGTGACGATGCTGATGATGCCCTTCACGTACTCCATCACCAATGGCATCGGGATGGGCTTCGTCACGTTCACCGTTCTGCGGGTGGCGGCCGGGCGGGCGCGTGAGGTGCCCGTTGCCATGTACGTGGTGTCCGCGGTGTTCGCCTTCTACTACCTGATGCCCGCGCTCGGGCTTACGTAG
- a CDS encoding DUF2530 domain-containing protein — MAKWTPTHEAPEPLEGPVVATITGGTILWFVLFLAQLPFYGWFDDRDATWWVWTCLAGAGLGLIGIWYVRGRDAAIKRAAAGTESTESNGPKVPEAR, encoded by the coding sequence ATGGCGAAGTGGACCCCAACACACGAGGCGCCGGAGCCCCTGGAGGGGCCCGTGGTCGCCACCATCACGGGCGGCACGATCCTCTGGTTCGTCCTCTTCCTGGCCCAGCTCCCCTTCTACGGCTGGTTCGACGACCGCGACGCGACCTGGTGGGTGTGGACCTGCCTGGCCGGAGCGGGCCTCGGCCTCATCGGCATCTGGTACGTGCGCGGCAGGGACGCCGCGATCAAGCGGGCCGCGGCCGGCACGGAGAGCACGGAAAGCAACGGGCCGAAGGTCCCAGAGGCGCGGTAG